From the genome of Fibrobacter sp. UWT2:
GGTTTGTGGGTGGTGAAAATTTTTACAGGAGATAATGGTATGAAGTGTGTCAAGTGTCTTGGTTTCTTGTGGGTGGCGGTGCTCGCGGCATTCTTCGCCCTTTCCGCCTGCGATGACTCTTCGTCGGCTAGTTCCGACGAAACCGGTACTTCCTGTTCATCGGTAGAGTCGTCTTCTTCGAGTGTCACCCTGAGCGGAGCGTCAGCGGAGTCGAATGGGTCTAGTGACGAAAATATGGAAAAAGACAAGTCTTCCAGTAGTGTCAAGGGATCTGAGCCTGTCGAAGTATCTAGCAGTTCCGCGAAAGAAACAAAGAATTCGTCCGACTCCAAGAGTTCAAGTTCCGTGAAGTCGGGTGAATCTTCTAGCAGTAGTAAGGATAAGTCCAGTTCGTCGGAGAACTCGTCATCAAGCGAAAAGCAAAGCAGTAGTTCCTCCGAGAAACAGTCTAGTTCAAGTTCTGTCTTGCCTAAATCCAGTAGTTCCGTTTTTGAAGTTGACTCTTCCAGATTATGCACGCCTGGGTATGATTATTGTTATCGTCCTTTGGGAGCAGATAGTTTACAGGCGGGAGCGTATAAAAAATTTAAGGATACTCGCAATGGACGAGAGTATTTCTATTTGACAATAAATGGTAAAGATACAAGTGGAAAAAAGGCTTCTGTAACGGTATTTGCGGAAAATCTGAATATAGGTGAAATGGTTGACGGTTCAGAAAACCAATCGGATAACGATAAAATAGAACGTTACTGTTATAACAATGATACGACGAACTGTGTGGAGTATGGTGGGCTTTACCAGTGGGCGGAGATGATGAACCTTCCGTTCGAATGCAATAGTAAGAGCTGTGCCGACTCCATTAAGCCGAATCATCAGGGAATTTGCCCAAAGGACTGGCATCTTATGACATATAATGACTTTTATATTGTAGTTCACGCAGATGGAAATGATGCGGGTGTGAAAGGTGTTAGATCAATGGGTTTTGGCGGCCTTAACTATACAGGGTATAGTTTAATTGCCGCTGGATATAATTGGGCATATGAGTTTTCGGATCTTAATGATTACACATATTGGTTTTATCCTGAAGAATCAAAGAATTATGCACAAGAGGGGGCTGTTGCCGGGTCACAGGGAAAATCGTCTACGGGCAATTCTCGTTCCGATCAATATAAGACATATGGCTTTTCCGTTCGTTGCGCAAAAAACAAATGAAAAATAAAAGTAAGAGAACTCTTTAATCACAACATGTCAAAGGGCTTGAAATATGTCTAAAAACAACTATAAAAAGAGAATCGGTGAATTTAACTACAAGATCGAATCTTTAGAACCCCGGTTCATGATGGATTTTGCGGTATAAATTCCATATTCCATATTTCACATTGCTTGGTTTGTGGGTGGTGAAAATTTTTACAGGAGATAAAGGTATGAAGTGTGTCAAGGGTCTTGGTTTCTTGTGGGTGGCGGTGCTCGCGGCATTCTTTGCCCTTTCCGCCTGTGACGATTCTTCGTCGGCTAGTTCCGACGAAACCGGTACTTCCAGTTCATCGGTAGAGTCTTCTGATTCGAGTGTCACCCTGAGCGGAGCGTCAGCGGAGTCGAATGGGTCCAGTGACTCCAAGAACGCCGACAAGGACAAGGTAAATTGTTCAGCTCTTTTGGAAGAAACTGGTTGGAGTTGGGATGTGCCGAAAGAATGCCGCTTCAATCCCAATATTGACTATGGTTTCTTGAGCGACAGTCGCGATGGTCAAGTCTATAGGACGGTGAAAATTGGTGACCAAGTATGGATGGCGGAAAACTTGAACTTTGACCCTGGTCAGGGTGGTTCGGATGAAAATAAATATGATTGGTCTTGGTGCTACAACAATGAGCCGAAAAATTGCGATGTGGCTGGTCGTCTTTACACCTGGGCTGCGGCTATTGATTCGGTGAAACTCGCTAATGATATAGAAAAACCATGTGTTTGTGGTTTTTACAAAGAGTGCACTAACATTGAACCTATCCAAGGTATTTGTCCTAAAGGTTGGCATTTGCCAAGCAGGAGCGAGTGGGACACTTTGTTTACGACTGTTCACGGTTGGTCCACTGCTGCCGCCAAACTCAAGGCCCAGAGTGGTTGGAATGGTAATGGAAACGGCGATGACTCATTCGGATTTACCGCTATTCCTTCTGGCATCCGTACATTCTCTCAGAGATTTGACCAGGTTGGTCACTATGCATATTTTTGGAGTTCTACTGATGCCGGCGGCGCTTACTACGGTAACAGTGCATTTGGTATATACCTGATCGATTATGACAGATCAAGGTACGAAAAGCGATTCGGCAAGGATGGCGGGTACTCCATCCGTTGCGTTAAGGACTCTGACTAACCCGCCGATAAACAATCATCCCACACCACACACTACACACTCCACACTGAAATCGCGTTAGGGGGCGTCGCACCGCCACGTGGTGGCGAGACTTGCCGTGGACCCTATCGCTTCGCTCCAGGGTGACAGAGCGGCAAGGCTCGATGAGCCGACCCCGGATCAGGTCCGGGGTGACGAGAGGCGAGCAGCACCCGCCCCGGCCCCCCTTCGGCAGGCTCAGGGACCTGGCCGGGGAACGCCCAGGTCATTTCGGATTTAGAGAAAAGACTGCTTGTAATCGGTTGGCATCACAAAAAAAGACGGGTGATTGTTCATCACTCGTCTTTAAGTTTTAAAAGGAGATCCCCGCCTTCGCGGGGATGACATCCTTGCGGCTTACAGGCTGATCAACCCTTCGGTATCCTTAGACATGGCATCATAGAATGCGTAGCGGGCGTCCACTTCCTTCTGGAGGTCGTCGGCGAGCTTCTTGGCCACTTCCGGATTGTTACGGGTGAGCTGCTTGTAGCGGTTTTCGGTGTAGATGTATTCTGCAACCGGGATCGTCGGCTTCTTGGAGTCGAGGATAAGCGGGGCCTTTCCTTCGGCGGCGAGAGCCGGGTTGTAGCGGAGCAGAGTCCAGTAACCGGAATCCACGGCCATCTTCTGGTGCTGAAGCTGGCTGTTGAGATCGAAACCATGGTTGATGCAGGGGCAGTAGCAGATGATTAGGGACGGACCATTGTGTGCTTCTGCTTCCTGGAGAACCTTCAGGGCCTGAGCGTCGTTTGCACCGAGGGCGATACGGCCCACGTAAACGTTCTTGTAGCTCATGGCGATAAGGCCGAGGTCCTTCTTGCCGGCGCGCTTACCGGCGGCAGCGAAGAGGGCGACGGCGCCACGGTTCGTGGCCTTGGAAGCCTGTCCACCGGTGTTGGAGTACACTTCGGTATCGAGGACGCAGATGTTCACGTTTTCACCAGTTGCCATCACGTGGTCGAGACCACCGTAACCGATGTCGTATGCCCAACCGTCACCACCGAAGATCCACACGGACTTCTTCACGAGGTAGTCGGCGAATTCGTCGCGGAGGCTTACAGAAGCTTCGTCGGTTGCACCGGCGAGAGCAGCCTTAAGGGCGGCGACGTTTTCACGCTGGGCCTTGATGCCGGCTTCGTCGGACTGATCCTGGGTCGTGAGCTTTTCCTTGAGTTCGGCAGGAACGTTCACGGCTTCGAGAAGGCTGAGAGCCTGCTTGGCATGCTTCGTGATAGCGAGGCGCATACCGAGACCGAATTCGGCGTTGTCTTCGAAGAGGCTGTTGGCCCATGCCGGACCGCGGCCTTCCTTGTTCTTTGCCCACGGAGTGGTCGGCAGGTTACCGCCGTAAATGGAGGAGCAACCCGTAGCGTTGGCGACAACCATGCGGTCACCGAACAGCTGGCTGACGAGACGCACGTAAGCGGTTTCGCCGCAGCCTGCGCAGGAGCCGGAGAATTCGAACAGCGGTTCGAGGAGCATGGCCTGCTTGACGAGGTTCTTGTTGACCTTGGTGCGGTCGAATTCCGGGAGATCGACGAAGAAGTCCCAGCACTTGCCTTCCTGGACCTTGATGGGTTCCTGCGGCACCATGTTGATGGCCTTCTTGGTTTCGTCGGCCTTGTCCTTACCGATACAGGCCTGCGTACAAACGCCGCAACCCGTACAGTCGTAGCTGGACACGGAAATGGCGAACACCGGCTTTTCGGAACCTTCGAGCTTGAAGCCCTTGGCCGGGGTGTACTTGAAGCCTTCCGGAGCGTTCTTCACGGCAGCTTCGTCCACAACCTTCACGCGGATGGCTGCATGCGGGCAGACCATGGCGCACTTGCCGCACTGCACGCAAGCGTCCGGATTCCAGGACGGGATGTTGAGGGCGAGGTCGCGCTTTTCGTACTTGGTGGTAGCGGTCGGGAACACGCCGTCGCAAGGCATCTTGGAGACGGGGAGGAGTTCGCCGTTGCCCTTGATGATTTCTGCGGTGACTTCGTTCACGAACTTCGGAGCGTTGCCGTGGATCGGAGCGCGGAATTCCTTGGTGCTGGTGACAGTAGCAGGAACCTTGACTTCGAACAGGTTAGCAAGAGAGGCGTCGATAGCGTCCCAGTTCTTCTGGACCACTTCCATACCCTTCTTGGCGTAGGTCTTTTCGGCGTACTTCTTGATGTACTTGATGGCGGTTTCGGCATCGAGCACGTTACCGAGCTTAGAGAAGAAGCAGGTCTGCATCACGGTGTTGATGCGGCGGCCCATGCCGGTCTTTGCGGCAACGGCGTAGGCGTCGATTACATACACCTTGAGGTGCTTCTTGATGATTTCTTCCTGCACCGGACGCGGGAAGGTATCCCACACGGTGTCGGCGGAGTGCGGAGTATTCACGAGGAAGGTTGCGCCATCCTTCGCGTACTTCAGCATGTTCACGGATTCCAGGTGCGGAGTGTGGTGGCATGCCACGAAGTCGGCTTCGTTTTCGCCAATCAGGTACGGGGCGTCGATGATGCTCTTACCGAAGCGGAGGTGAGAGGTGGTCATGGAGCCGGACTTCTTGGAGTCGTAAACGAAGTAGCCCTGTGCGTAGTTGTCGGTTTCGTTACCGATAATCTTGATGGAGTTCTTGTTGGCACCCACGGTACCGTCGGAACCCAGACCGAAGAACATGGCCTGGAAGAAGTCGCTTTCCAGCTTGAAGTTCGGGTCGATGGTGAGGCTCGTGTGGCACACGTCGTCGTTGATACCGACGGTGAAACGTGCCTTCGGGTCGGCCTTGGCGAGCTCGTCGTAAATGGCCTTGACCATGGCCGGGGTGAATTCCTTGGAAGAGAGACCGTAGCGGCCGCCGATCATCTTCGGCATTGCCATCTTGCCAGCCATCACGGCTTCGCTGATTGCGGTCAGGGCGTCCTGGAAGAGCGGTTCGCCAGCGGAACCCGGTTCCTTGCAGCGGTCGAGGACGGCAATCTTCTTGACGGTCTTCGGGAGGGCTGCAACCACGGCTTCCATCGGGAACGGACGGTACAGGCGGATGTTCACGAGACCGACCTTTTCGCCCTTGGAATTGAGGTACTTGACGGTGTCACCGATGGTGCAAGTCGAAGAACCCATGGAAATGATCACGCGGTCGGCGTCGGGTGCACCGACGTAGTCCACGATGTGGTACTGGCGGCCAGTGTAGCTTGCGACCTTGTCCATGTACTTCTGGACAATTTCTGGAACCTTGGCGTAGAACGGGTTCACCGTTTCGCGGCCCTGGAAGTAGACGTCCGGGTTCTGGGCGGTACCGCGCATGGTCGGGCGGTCCGGAGTGAGGCAGCGTTCACGGCAAGCCTTCACGTACTTTTCGTCGATGACGTTACGGATAACGCCGTCTTCGAGAGCTTCGATCTTCATCACTTCGTGAGAGGTACGGAAACCGTCGAAGAAGTGCATAAACGGAACGCGGCTTTCGAGAGTGGAAGCGTGGGCCACGAGAGCGAGGTCCTGGCATTCCTGCACGCAAGAGGAGGCGAGCATGGCAAAGCCGGTCTGGCGGCAAGCCATCACGTCGGAGTGGTCACCGAAAATAGAAAGGCCCTGCATGGCAAGGGCACGGGCAGTCACATGGAAGACCGTGGGGGTCAGTTCGCCCGCAATCTTGTACATGTTCGGGATCATCAAGAGAAGACCCTGGGATGCGGTGAAGGTCGTGGTCAAAGCACCGGCCTGCAAAGCACCGTGAACGGTACCGGCAGCGCCACCTTCGGACTGCATTTCAAACACGCGGGGAACCTGTCCCCAAATATTCTTCTTGCCTGCAGCACTCCAGTTGTCGGCGTGCTCAGCCATAGGACTAGACGGTGTAATCGGGTAGATAGCCGCAACTTCGCTAACAGCAAACGCTACGCTAGCGGTGGCTTCGTTACCATCACACGCAATCATCTTTTTTGCCATGTGTGTCTCCAATTTTTAGGTTTTTTCGAAAAAATCTGATTTAAGTGCACTTTCGGCCCATTTGGAGCCAAAAGCGAAAAATCCAAGATGAAAAATATAAAGATTAAGGGGAATTGAACAAGGAATTTTTGAAAAATTGCGTAAATCTAGGGGGTGTTTTAAATTCTATATTAAGGCCGATGAACTACTTAGCCCTTGATTATGGTGAACACCGCGTCGGTGTCGCATTTGCCGATTCCGAGTTCCGCATGGCTTTTTCGCGAGAAACGATTGACCAGAAGACGACAAACCTGTTTGTTCGCCTAGACGAGTTGGTGAAAATCAACAAGGTCGACGCTTTTGTGGTGGGAATGCCGTATCACCCCGATGGCCGTAAAGACGGCAAGAACGTGGTGGTGGAAAAGTTCATCGAAGACTTGAAAACGCGTTTTC
Proteins encoded in this window:
- the nifJ gene encoding pyruvate:ferredoxin (flavodoxin) oxidoreductase, translated to MAKKMIACDGNEATASVAFAVSEVAAIYPITPSSPMAEHADNWSAAGKKNIWGQVPRVFEMQSEGGAAGTVHGALQAGALTTTFTASQGLLLMIPNMYKIAGELTPTVFHVTARALAMQGLSIFGDHSDVMACRQTGFAMLASSCVQECQDLALVAHASTLESRVPFMHFFDGFRTSHEVMKIEALEDGVIRNVIDEKYVKACRERCLTPDRPTMRGTAQNPDVYFQGRETVNPFYAKVPEIVQKYMDKVASYTGRQYHIVDYVGAPDADRVIISMGSSTCTIGDTVKYLNSKGEKVGLVNIRLYRPFPMEAVVAALPKTVKKIAVLDRCKEPGSAGEPLFQDALTAISEAVMAGKMAMPKMIGGRYGLSSKEFTPAMVKAIYDELAKADPKARFTVGINDDVCHTSLTIDPNFKLESDFFQAMFFGLGSDGTVGANKNSIKIIGNETDNYAQGYFVYDSKKSGSMTTSHLRFGKSIIDAPYLIGENEADFVACHHTPHLESVNMLKYAKDGATFLVNTPHSADTVWDTFPRPVQEEIIKKHLKVYVIDAYAVAAKTGMGRRINTVMQTCFFSKLGNVLDAETAIKYIKKYAEKTYAKKGMEVVQKNWDAIDASLANLFEVKVPATVTSTKEFRAPIHGNAPKFVNEVTAEIIKGNGELLPVSKMPCDGVFPTATTKYEKRDLALNIPSWNPDACVQCGKCAMVCPHAAIRVKVVDEAAVKNAPEGFKYTPAKGFKLEGSEKPVFAISVSSYDCTGCGVCTQACIGKDKADETKKAINMVPQEPIKVQEGKCWDFFVDLPEFDRTKVNKNLVKQAMLLEPLFEFSGSCAGCGETAYVRLVSQLFGDRMVVANATGCSSIYGGNLPTTPWAKNKEGRGPAWANSLFEDNAEFGLGMRLAITKHAKQALSLLEAVNVPAELKEKLTTQDQSDEAGIKAQRENVAALKAALAGATDEASVSLRDEFADYLVKKSVWIFGGDGWAYDIGYGGLDHVMATGENVNICVLDTEVYSNTGGQASKATNRGAVALFAAAGKRAGKKDLGLIAMSYKNVYVGRIALGANDAQALKVLQEAEAHNGPSLIICYCPCINHGFDLNSQLQHQKMAVDSGYWTLLRYNPALAAEGKAPLILDSKKPTIPVAEYIYTENRYKQLTRNNPEVAKKLADDLQKEVDARYAFYDAMSKDTEGLISL
- the ruvX gene encoding Holliday junction resolvase RuvX, which translates into the protein MNYLALDYGEHRVGVAFADSEFRMAFSRETIDQKTTNLFVRLDELVKINKVDAFVVGMPYHPDGRKDGKNVVVEKFIEDLKTRFPGMPVYTQDESYSSVQAQERTSYFSKKKKQKNKAVIDQLAAAIILQRWLDEQA
- a CDS encoding fibrobacter succinogenes major paralogous domain-containing protein codes for the protein MKCVKGLGFLWVAVLAAFFALSACDDSSSASSDETGTSSSSVESSDSSVTLSGASAESNGSSDSKNADKDKVNCSALLEETGWSWDVPKECRFNPNIDYGFLSDSRDGQVYRTVKIGDQVWMAENLNFDPGQGGSDENKYDWSWCYNNEPKNCDVAGRLYTWAAAIDSVKLANDIEKPCVCGFYKECTNIEPIQGICPKGWHLPSRSEWDTLFTTVHGWSTAAAKLKAQSGWNGNGNGDDSFGFTAIPSGIRTFSQRFDQVGHYAYFWSSTDAGGAYYGNSAFGIYLIDYDRSRYEKRFGKDGGYSIRCVKDSD
- a CDS encoding FISUMP domain-containing protein, whose translation is MKCVKCLGFLWVAVLAAFFALSACDDSSSASSDETGTSCSSVESSSSSVTLSGASAESNGSSDENMEKDKSSSSVKGSEPVEVSSSSAKETKNSSDSKSSSSVKSGESSSSSKDKSSSSENSSSSEKQSSSSSEKQSSSSSVLPKSSSSVFEVDSSRLCTPGYDYCYRPLGADSLQAGAYKKFKDTRNGREYFYLTINGKDTSGKKASVTVFAENLNIGEMVDGSENQSDNDKIERYCYNNDTTNCVEYGGLYQWAEMMNLPFECNSKSCADSIKPNHQGICPKDWHLMTYNDFYIVVHADGNDAGVKGVRSMGFGGLNYTGYSLIAAGYNWAYEFSDLNDYTYWFYPEESKNYAQEGAVAGSQGKSSTGNSRSDQYKTYGFSVRCAKNK